Proteins from a single region of Chromobacterium sp. ATCC 53434:
- the argS gene encoding arginine--tRNA ligase, producing MTIHQLINQRVQAALAAAGAPDAPAVIQPASKPEFGDYQANGVMGAAKALKTNPRALAEKVVAALDLAGIADKVEIAGPGFINIHLAPEYLARRSEAALKDDKLGIAPVAPQRVMVEYSSPNLAKEMHVGHLRSSIIGDALARVMEYVGHDVIRANHVGDWGTQFGMLVAYLVETRHAGDADLQLSDLETFYRNAKVRFDESEDFANTARDYVVKLQGGDEEVLKLWRQFVDVSLKHCEEVYQTLNVGLRREHVRGESSYNDDLPVIVQELRETGLLTEDDGAQVVFLEEFRTQEDKPMGVIVQKKDGGFIYTTTDIGAVRYRHRELKLDRVIYVVDARQSQHFAQMFSICRKAGFAPEEMKLEHVGFGVMMGDDGKPFKTRSGGTVKLIELLHEAEERAYALVSEKNPDLSETQKREIANAVGIGAVKYADLSKNRMSDYIFNWDTMLAFEGNTAPYLQYAYTRVQSVFRKAEDYDAGAKIVITEPAEKQLAAALAQFEDTLNSVVEGCYPHYLSQYLYHIATLFSRFYEACPILKSEGEVRASRLQLAALTARTLRAGLDLLGIKVLESM from the coding sequence ATGACGATTCATCAACTAATCAATCAGCGGGTACAGGCAGCGCTGGCGGCAGCCGGCGCGCCGGACGCGCCCGCCGTGATCCAGCCGGCGTCCAAGCCGGAATTCGGCGACTACCAGGCAAACGGCGTGATGGGCGCCGCCAAGGCGCTGAAGACCAATCCGCGCGCGCTGGCCGAAAAGGTCGTCGCCGCGCTCGATCTTGCCGGCATCGCCGACAAGGTGGAAATCGCCGGTCCGGGTTTCATCAATATTCACCTAGCCCCCGAATATCTTGCCCGACGAAGCGAAGCCGCCCTGAAAGACGACAAGCTGGGTATCGCGCCGGTCGCGCCGCAACGCGTGATGGTCGAGTACTCGTCGCCCAACCTGGCCAAGGAAATGCACGTCGGCCACCTGCGCTCGTCCATCATCGGCGACGCGCTGGCCCGGGTGATGGAATATGTCGGCCACGACGTGATCCGCGCCAACCACGTCGGCGACTGGGGCACCCAGTTCGGCATGCTGGTGGCCTATCTGGTGGAAACCCGCCACGCCGGCGACGCCGACCTGCAACTGTCCGATCTGGAAACCTTCTATCGCAACGCCAAGGTCCGCTTCGACGAGAGCGAGGACTTCGCCAACACCGCGCGCGACTACGTGGTCAAGCTGCAGGGTGGCGATGAGGAGGTGCTGAAGCTGTGGCGCCAGTTCGTCGACGTGTCGCTGAAGCACTGCGAAGAAGTGTATCAGACGCTGAATGTCGGCCTGAGGCGCGAGCACGTGCGCGGCGAATCGTCGTACAACGACGACCTGCCGGTCATCGTGCAGGAATTGCGCGAAACCGGCCTGTTGACCGAGGACGACGGCGCTCAGGTGGTGTTCCTGGAAGAGTTCCGCACCCAGGAAGACAAGCCGATGGGCGTGATCGTCCAGAAGAAGGACGGCGGCTTCATCTACACGACGACCGATATCGGCGCGGTGCGCTACCGGCACCGCGAGCTGAAGCTGGACCGCGTGATCTATGTGGTGGACGCGCGCCAGAGCCAGCACTTCGCCCAGATGTTCAGCATCTGCCGCAAGGCCGGCTTCGCGCCGGAGGAAATGAAGCTGGAACACGTCGGTTTCGGCGTGATGATGGGCGACGACGGCAAGCCGTTCAAGACCCGTTCCGGCGGCACGGTCAAGCTGATCGAGCTGCTGCACGAGGCCGAGGAACGCGCTTACGCGCTGGTGTCGGAGAAGAACCCGGACCTGTCCGAAACGCAGAAGCGCGAGATCGCCAACGCGGTCGGCATCGGCGCGGTGAAATACGCCGATCTGTCGAAGAACCGGATGAGCGACTACATCTTCAACTGGGACACGATGCTGGCCTTCGAGGGCAACACCGCGCCTTATCTGCAATACGCGTACACCCGCGTGCAGAGCGTGTTCCGCAAGGCCGAGGACTACGACGCCGGCGCGAAGATCGTCATCACCGAGCCGGCCGAGAAGCAGCTGGCCGCCGCGCTGGCGCAGTTCGAGGACACGCTGAACTCGGTGGTGGAAGGCTGCTACCCGCACTATCTGTCGCAATACCTGTACCACATCGCCACGCTGTTCTCGCGCTTCTACGAGGCCTGCCCGATCCTGAAGAGCGAGGGCGAGGTCCGCGCCAGCCGTCTGCAACTGGCCGCGCTGACCGCCAGGACGCTGCGCGCCGGTCTGGATTTGCTGGGCATCAAGGTGTTGGAGTCGATGTAA
- a CDS encoding protease pro-enzyme activation domain-containing protein translates to MFAKQHAIALIVAGLFGAGAQAAEAWVDTATQAHPLVSTLTSSVAAKSTGELAAGQSVHVAVTLKLRNKAQLDALTGSLLAGTSHKTLSHAEFMAQYAPTQAQAQKVVAHLQKSGFRNIKVAPNRMLITADGSAATAKTAFNATLHHFSVNGRTAFANVSAAQVPQSLGDVVLAVHGLQNVHTFHTTLHKASGVKTLASAKTNSAVGHNPTDFPLIYNASSLPAASNTTVGIISEGDLTQTLQDLQQFEDSAGYSYVQTNVVNAGDASSDTDGTDEWNLDSQDILAAAGGALQQLNFYVATSMTNDDITAAYNAAVSDGSAKVINVSLGECESDAKSDGTIASDDQIFQTAVAQGQTFAVSTGDSGSAECGRSAGQSYPATSPYVIAVGGTTVNTSGTTKYSSESVWNGGGGGPSVVEAAPSWQTSAGVLTTSKTKRGVPDVSFDADPNSGAKVIVNGSSEQIGGTSLAAPLFTGFWARIQSAHKNSLVSPNPAIYQFFKANPSLYHDVTTGSNGGYKATASWDYATGWGSLNVANLNTFINSHSGF, encoded by the coding sequence ATGTTTGCAAAACAGCACGCTATTGCACTGATCGTTGCCGGCCTGTTCGGCGCCGGCGCCCAAGCAGCAGAAGCCTGGGTCGACACCGCGACCCAAGCCCACCCGCTGGTCTCCACCCTGACCAGTTCCGTCGCCGCCAAGAGCACGGGTGAACTCGCTGCGGGCCAATCGGTACACGTAGCCGTGACGCTGAAGCTGCGCAACAAGGCCCAGCTGGACGCGCTGACCGGCAGCCTGCTGGCCGGCACCAGCCACAAGACCCTGAGCCACGCTGAATTCATGGCCCAGTACGCGCCGACCCAGGCCCAGGCGCAAAAAGTGGTGGCCCACCTGCAAAAGAGCGGCTTCCGCAACATCAAGGTGGCCCCGAACCGCATGCTGATCACCGCCGACGGCAGCGCCGCCACCGCCAAGACCGCGTTCAACGCCACGCTGCACCACTTCAGCGTCAATGGACGCACGGCCTTCGCCAACGTGAGCGCCGCCCAGGTTCCGCAGTCGCTCGGCGACGTGGTGCTGGCCGTTCACGGCCTGCAGAACGTTCACACCTTCCACACTACCCTGCACAAGGCCAGCGGCGTGAAGACCCTGGCTTCGGCCAAGACCAACAGCGCCGTCGGCCACAACCCGACCGACTTCCCGCTGATCTACAACGCCAGCAGCCTGCCGGCGGCCAGCAACACCACGGTCGGCATCATCTCCGAAGGCGACCTGACGCAGACGCTGCAAGACCTGCAGCAGTTTGAAGACTCCGCCGGCTACAGCTATGTGCAGACCAATGTGGTCAACGCCGGCGACGCTTCGTCCGACACTGACGGCACCGACGAATGGAACCTGGACAGCCAGGACATCCTGGCCGCCGCCGGCGGCGCGTTGCAGCAGCTGAACTTCTACGTCGCCACCTCGATGACCAACGATGACATCACCGCCGCCTACAACGCGGCCGTCAGCGATGGCTCGGCCAAGGTGATCAACGTGTCGCTGGGCGAATGCGAAAGCGACGCCAAGAGCGACGGCACCATCGCCTCCGACGACCAGATCTTCCAGACCGCGGTCGCCCAGGGCCAGACCTTCGCCGTCTCCACCGGCGACTCCGGTTCCGCCGAATGCGGCCGCAGCGCGGGCCAGAGCTACCCGGCGACGTCGCCGTACGTGATCGCCGTCGGCGGTACCACGGTGAACACCAGCGGCACCACCAAGTACTCGTCGGAAAGCGTGTGGAACGGCGGCGGCGGCGGCCCGAGCGTCGTCGAGGCGGCTCCGTCTTGGCAAACCAGCGCCGGCGTGCTGACCACGTCGAAGACCAAGCGCGGCGTGCCCGACGTATCGTTTGACGCCGATCCGAACAGCGGCGCCAAGGTGATCGTCAACGGCAGCAGCGAACAAATCGGCGGCACCAGCCTGGCCGCTCCGCTGTTCACCGGCTTCTGGGCCCGCATCCAGTCCGCCCACAAGAACAGCCTGGTATCGCCGAACCCGGCCATCTACCAGTTCTTCAAGGCCAACCCGTCGCTGTACCACGACGTGACCACCGGCAGCAACGGCGGCTACAAGGCCACCGCCAGCTGGGATTACGCCACCGGTTGGGGCAGCCTGAACGTGGCCAACCTGAACACCTTCATCAACAGCCACTCCGGCTTCTAA
- a CDS encoding protease pro-enzyme activation domain-containing protein, whose translation MRTNQSLLLLLFGLSSLSAEAASWAATNTQAHPIQQLMPAALDEGEIAGGQLVHIAVSLAVRNKAALDTLTGNILSGRGQIINDDQFMAQYAPTAAQARQVVDYLQQNGFHNVTVAPNHLLITADGNAATIYNAFRTKLHRFNVDGRQAIANMQSAQVPASLAGIVLAVHGLQDVSRFHTTYRAQSVSKAVATTAVIGHEPTDFAAIYNAASLPPASNTVAGIIAAGDLTQTVADLNSYASSAGFAAPNVSIVNVGTPGTDTSGTIEWNLDSQTMLAASGGALKQLQFYVATSLSNADIIAAFNSAVSANSAKVVNVSLGECELAALYSGMTASIDQTLQAAVAHGQTFSVSSGDSGSYSCGGSTPYQSYPAASPYVIAVGGTTLSTNGNTAYAGETSWSGGGGPSATEAAPSWQTASGVLTLSKTRRGVPDIAFDADPGSGALVRVADKTYQVGGTSLAAPLFSAFWSRIQSANGNRLGMPARGIYQYFKANPSLYRDIASGSNGAYKAAAGWDYTTGWGSLNVANLNAFIGKTGGF comes from the coding sequence ATGCGTACCAATCAATCGCTTCTATTACTGCTCTTCGGCTTATCCAGCCTCTCTGCCGAGGCTGCCAGCTGGGCTGCCACCAACACCCAGGCTCACCCGATCCAGCAACTGATGCCGGCGGCGCTCGACGAAGGCGAGATCGCCGGCGGCCAACTCGTGCACATCGCGGTCAGCCTGGCCGTGCGCAACAAGGCCGCGCTGGACACGCTCACCGGCAACATCCTCTCCGGCCGGGGCCAGATCATCAACGATGACCAGTTCATGGCCCAGTACGCCCCCACCGCCGCCCAGGCACGGCAAGTGGTCGATTATCTGCAGCAAAACGGTTTCCATAACGTCACCGTGGCGCCCAATCATCTGCTGATCACCGCCGACGGCAACGCCGCCACGATTTACAACGCCTTCCGGACCAAGCTGCATCGGTTCAATGTCGACGGCCGGCAGGCGATAGCCAATATGCAGAGCGCCCAAGTCCCGGCCAGTCTGGCCGGCATCGTGCTGGCGGTGCACGGCCTGCAGGACGTCAGCCGTTTCCATACCACCTACCGCGCCCAGAGCGTAAGCAAGGCCGTCGCCACCACCGCCGTCATCGGCCACGAACCGACAGACTTCGCCGCCATCTACAACGCCGCCAGCCTCCCGCCCGCCAGCAATACCGTGGCCGGCATCATCGCCGCCGGCGATCTGACCCAGACGGTAGCCGACCTGAACAGCTACGCCAGCAGCGCCGGCTTCGCCGCGCCCAATGTCTCCATCGTCAATGTCGGCACGCCCGGCACCGACACTTCTGGCACCATAGAGTGGAATCTGGACAGCCAGACCATGCTCGCCGCCAGCGGCGGCGCGCTGAAACAGCTGCAATTCTACGTGGCGACCTCGCTGAGCAATGCCGACATCATCGCGGCCTTCAACTCGGCGGTGTCGGCCAACAGCGCCAAGGTGGTCAATGTGTCCCTGGGTGAATGCGAGCTGGCCGCCCTCTATTCCGGCATGACGGCCAGCATCGACCAAACGCTGCAGGCGGCCGTGGCCCACGGCCAGACCTTCTCGGTCTCCAGCGGCGACTCCGGCTCCTACAGCTGCGGCGGCTCCACTCCCTACCAAAGCTATCCGGCGGCATCCCCGTACGTGATCGCCGTCGGCGGCACCACGCTGAGCACCAACGGCAACACCGCTTACGCCGGGGAAACGAGCTGGAGCGGCGGCGGCGGCCCCAGCGCCACCGAGGCCGCGCCGTCCTGGCAGACCGCCTCAGGCGTGCTGACTCTCTCCAAAACCCGGCGCGGCGTACCCGATATCGCCTTCGACGCCGATCCGGGCAGCGGCGCCTTGGTTCGGGTGGCCGACAAGACCTATCAGGTCGGGGGCACCAGTCTGGCCGCGCCGCTGTTCTCCGCCTTCTGGAGCCGCATCCAGTCGGCCAACGGCAATCGGCTGGGCATGCCGGCCCGCGGCATCTACCAGTATTTCAAGGCCAACCCCTCGCTGTACCGCGATATCGCCAGCGGCAGCAACGGCGCCTACAAGGCCGCGGCCGGCTGGGACTACACCACAGGCTGGGGCAGTCTGAACGTGGCCAATCTCAACGCCTTCATCGGCAAGACCGGCGGCTTCTGA
- a CDS encoding HugZ family protein, with protein MKPDLAIRLLHRCRHATLATQSRQYPGYPYASAIQFFCDERHHPVFVVSALAEHSKNLLANARVSLSLLEPGDDGAQSALRLTMLGDAERFDAPDVLRRRLLRYLPEAEAWLGLDFMFFRLIPKRQRLIAGLGSMGWIDESAWAALPALALDEEQALLDEAQAALPAAIRLLGCDCFGADLLDDGSYRRVDWEAEARAPAQIRERLLRLA; from the coding sequence ATGAAACCCGATCTCGCCATCCGCCTGCTGCACCGATGCCGCCACGCCACGCTGGCCACGCAGTCGCGCCAATATCCCGGCTACCCGTACGCCAGCGCCATCCAGTTCTTCTGCGACGAGCGTCACCACCCGGTGTTCGTCGTCAGCGCGCTGGCCGAACACAGCAAGAACCTGCTGGCCAACGCCCGCGTCAGCCTGTCGCTGCTCGAACCCGGCGATGACGGCGCCCAGTCGGCGCTGCGGCTGACCATGCTGGGCGACGCCGAACGCTTCGATGCGCCCGACGTGCTGCGCCGCCGGCTGCTGCGCTACCTGCCGGAAGCGGAGGCGTGGCTGGGGCTGGACTTCATGTTCTTCAGATTGATTCCGAAGCGGCAGCGGCTGATCGCCGGCCTGGGCAGCATGGGCTGGATAGACGAAAGCGCCTGGGCGGCGCTGCCGGCGCTAGCGCTGGACGAGGAGCAAGCGCTGCTAGACGAGGCGCAGGCGGCGCTGCCGGCCGCCATCCGGCTGCTGGGCTGCGATTGTTTCGGCGCCGACCTCTTGGATGACGGCAGTTACCGGCGCGTGGACTGGGAGGCGGAGGCGCGCGCCCCCGCCCAGATCCGCGAGCGCTTGCTGCGGCTTGCCTGA
- a CDS encoding MBL fold metallo-hydrolase codes for MLLDLLRWPLPRYRPDPGRPHHGPDGYRNLYPFKQPRFVDLARWRWRRRWLRTEHRPQDVRRVEADVAALTANRGRPSYTWIGHASGLIQLAGVNLLLDPVWSERASPLQWAGPKRLLPPALPLEALPHVDVVMVTHNHYDHLDFSTLSRLAAQPGGAPLFVAPLGVGATLRRAGAPAGRIVELDWWQRHRHGAVELTLTPAQHWSKRWAWGDRNRALWGGFAAAGGGVQLWYPGDTGYHPELFARIAEHLGAVDLALLPIGAYQPRWFLAAQHIDPAEAVEIFRIIRPRRALAVHWGSFALTDEPLHQPPLDLAVALARRGVDPADFGVPALGETFWLDA; via the coding sequence ATGCTTCTCGATCTGCTGCGCTGGCCGCTGCCGCGCTATCGTCCCGATCCCGGGCGCCCCCACCATGGCCCGGACGGTTACCGCAATCTGTATCCGTTCAAGCAGCCGCGCTTCGTCGACCTGGCGCGCTGGAGATGGCGGCGGCGCTGGCTGCGGACCGAGCACCGGCCGCAGGACGTCCGCCGCGTCGAAGCCGACGTCGCCGCGCTGACGGCCAATCGCGGCCGGCCGTCGTATACCTGGATAGGCCACGCCAGCGGACTGATCCAGCTGGCAGGCGTCAATCTGTTGCTGGACCCGGTATGGTCCGAGCGCGCGTCGCCGCTGCAATGGGCTGGGCCGAAACGGCTGCTGCCGCCGGCCTTGCCGCTGGAAGCGCTGCCGCATGTCGACGTGGTGATGGTGACGCACAATCACTACGACCATCTCGATTTCTCCACCTTGAGCCGGCTGGCGGCGCAGCCGGGCGGCGCGCCGCTGTTTGTCGCGCCGCTGGGAGTCGGCGCGACGCTGCGGCGGGCGGGGGCGCCGGCCGGGCGCATCGTCGAGCTGGACTGGTGGCAGCGCCACCGCCACGGCGCGGTGGAGCTGACGCTGACGCCGGCCCAGCACTGGAGCAAGCGCTGGGCCTGGGGCGATCGCAACCGCGCGTTGTGGGGCGGTTTCGCCGCGGCGGGCGGCGGCGTCCAACTTTGGTATCCGGGCGATACCGGTTATCATCCCGAGCTTTTCGCGCGCATCGCCGAACACCTGGGCGCCGTCGATCTGGCGCTGCTGCCGATAGGCGCCTACCAGCCGCGCTGGTTTCTGGCCGCTCAGCATATCGATCCGGCCGAGGCGGTGGAAATCTTCCGCATCATCCGGCCGCGGCGCGCGCTGGCGGTGCACTGGGGCAGCTTCGCGCTGACCGACGAGCCGCTGCACCAGCCGCCGTTGGACCTGGCCGTGGCGCTGGCGCGCCGCGGCGTCGATCCGGCCGATTTCGGCGTGCCGGCGCTAGGCGAGACTTTCTGGCTGGATGCGTGA
- a CDS encoding PhoPQ-activated protein PqaA family protein — translation MNAILMNASLSVAARRAGVALCLLLPAAAPAQADPQTVPQYLKQAKASQRPAKLLGESEEGGVKMRSYGFVSQRWPGEGSTLVSDAPQWEHELKLALPPGRRPGSPVLLYISGGINHAEKGAQPPRDPLPLAELARGLGIAVAELYYAPNQNLKLDGQPAGREDALVAYSWRKSVDQPEADRFSSLHLPMTQAATAAMDAIQASLPEARAFVLSGSSKRGWTSWLAGLNDERVQAIVPVVADFWNIRVNFTHVYNSYGKQWPVALRDYQQNRITAEVLNGSPGFDALLRFEDVVNYRQSMPRLKKYLISASGDDFAVPDSAWSYLPMLKGPMQLRYLPNQSHYVGSKQVGEALSQFMGRWLAGKPLPEASVEGDEASGRLSVSTREPAVRAKLWLARNPDSRDFRLRSGIRYQDQPIDGSCRQGECRFEFTPDASQPGWQSYFIEFEGKDFTWTTPPLIWPNRYPDGSRVPFGAPRLQLGG, via the coding sequence ATGAACGCCATCCTGATGAATGCCTCCCTGTCTGTCGCCGCGCGCCGCGCCGGCGTCGCGCTCTGCCTGCTGCTGCCCGCCGCCGCGCCGGCTCAAGCCGATCCGCAAACCGTGCCGCAATACCTGAAGCAAGCCAAGGCCAGCCAGCGGCCGGCCAAGCTGCTCGGCGAAAGCGAGGAGGGCGGCGTCAAGATGCGCAGCTACGGCTTCGTGTCGCAGCGCTGGCCGGGCGAGGGCAGCACGCTGGTCAGCGACGCGCCGCAATGGGAGCACGAGTTGAAACTGGCGCTGCCGCCGGGACGCAGGCCGGGCTCGCCGGTATTGCTGTATATCAGCGGCGGCATCAATCATGCGGAGAAGGGCGCGCAGCCGCCGCGGGACCCGCTGCCGCTGGCCGAGCTGGCGCGCGGGCTGGGCATCGCGGTGGCCGAGCTGTATTACGCGCCCAACCAGAATCTGAAGCTGGACGGACAGCCGGCCGGCCGCGAGGATGCGCTGGTCGCCTACAGCTGGCGCAAAAGCGTGGATCAGCCGGAGGCCGATCGCTTCAGCTCGCTGCATCTGCCGATGACGCAGGCGGCGACGGCGGCGATGGACGCGATCCAGGCCAGCCTGCCGGAGGCGCGCGCCTTCGTGCTGTCGGGCAGTTCCAAGCGCGGCTGGACCAGCTGGCTGGCCGGACTGAACGACGAACGGGTCCAGGCCATCGTGCCGGTGGTCGCCGATTTCTGGAACATCCGCGTCAACTTCACCCACGTGTACAACAGCTACGGCAAGCAATGGCCGGTGGCCTTGCGTGACTATCAGCAAAACCGCATCACCGCCGAGGTGCTGAACGGCAGCCCCGGTTTCGACGCCCTGCTGCGGTTCGAGGATGTGGTCAATTATCGGCAAAGCATGCCCAGATTGAAGAAATACCTGATATCGGCGTCAGGGGACGATTTCGCGGTGCCGGACTCCGCCTGGAGCTACCTGCCGATGCTGAAGGGACCGATGCAGCTACGCTATCTGCCGAACCAGTCCCATTACGTGGGCAGCAAGCAGGTGGGCGAGGCGCTGAGCCAGTTCATGGGCCGCTGGCTGGCGGGCAAGCCTTTGCCCGAGGCCAGCGTGGAAGGGGATGAGGCCAGCGGGCGGCTCAGCGTGAGCACCCGGGAGCCGGCGGTCCGCGCCAAATTATGGCTGGCGCGCAATCCGGACAGCCGCGACTTCCGCCTCCGTTCAGGCATCCGTTATCAGGATCAGCCGATCGACGGCAGCTGCCGGCAAGGCGAGTGTCGTTTCGAGTTCACGCCGGACGCGTCGCAGCCGGGCTGGCAGTCCTATTTCATCGAGTTCGAGGGCAAGGACTTCACCTGGACCACGCCGCCGCTGATCTGGCCTAATCGTTACCCGGATGGCTCGCGCGTGCCTTTCGGCGCGCCGCGCCTGCAATTGGGCGGCTGA